In Haliaeetus albicilla chromosome 18, bHalAlb1.1, whole genome shotgun sequence, one genomic interval encodes:
- the LOC138689905 gene encoding uncharacterized protein: MQWNVSGGEEEGEGRASPQSPQPAAGRGGPCAAPPASLICRVEAGVHECRCPELGDHPCEHPCPSHPARSRLAGVTTQAEAVKEDLRMVRACLARCSAASQSHRALLQCLGQKQQELQKTLERLTSENCLVARCFEESGQELQQLEGQVAQMKKRFQIAKSEAVASLEEAQKAAKAAATSRGAGRDAEQSSALTASSKELLQPRVGMEGLLVHRGWGCRP; encoded by the exons ATGCAGTGGAATGTCTCTGGCGGTGAAGAGGAAGGTGAGGGCAGAGCATCCCCACAGTCCCCACAGCCGGCTGCCGGGCGAGGGGGTCCGTGTGCGGCACCCCCAGCCTCGCTCATATGCCGAGTAGAGGCAGGCGTGCATGAGTGCAGATGCCCTGAGCTTGGGGACCATCCCTGCGAGCATCCGTGCCCCTCACACCCCGCTCGCTCCCGACTCGCAGGTGTAACCACCCAGGCAGAAGCGGTGAAAGAAGACCTCCGCATGGTCCGGGCGTGCCTGGCCCGCTGTTCCGCAGCATCCCAAAGCCACAGGGCGCTGCTGCAGTGTCTG gggcagaagcagcaggagctgcagaaaaccTTGGAGCGGCTCACCTCGGAG aaCTGTCTCGTGGCACGCTGTTTCGAAGAGAGCGGCCAGGAGCTCCAGCAACTGGAGGGGCAGGTGGCCCAGATGAAG AAGCGCTTTCAAATAGCAAAGAGCGAGGCAGTCGCAAGCCTGGAAGAGGCACAGAAG GCGGCAAAGGCTGCGGCGACCAGTCGAGGAGCCGGCAGAGATGCTGAGCAGAGCTCCGCGCTGACAGCAAGCAgcaaggagctgctgcagcctaGGGTAGGTATGGAGGGGCTCCTGGTccacaggggctggggctgcagaccCTGA